Proteins encoded by one window of Salvia splendens isolate huo1 chromosome 7, SspV2, whole genome shotgun sequence:
- the LOC121810503 gene encoding protein FAR-RED IMPAIRED RESPONSE 1-like translates to MVFGPFTGKDNHGCPIAFGAGFVSSENCDAFSWVFTVFVECMGVAPRIIITDQDWGMRLAIEKVLSGTRHCLCMWHIMSKLFEKIPKSISDREKFSKEFKACVWSELLDPDEFDILWTGIVEKYGVEDHKWFKDMFVVKHLWITAYFRDVPMGSLMRTSFPESENSFFKRYLKPLFNFVDFTLQYNNDIDAQRNQTERLDYYDSIISLKYATDLTFEKQLASIYTDRMFRVVQESISEADKSCRMISISTLENIEVFKVSDARKKTFTVTHEIETESFDCECKLFERCGYLCSHLFFVLRNKDVNNISEKYVGNRWLKSELLKAVHGLMSDESASDKGSNEDDKLQLGNRWHGRYFGLYQRAFKNKNHLIALDNLLAGIGPQIFTHESTGSSLVDKNGSIKNIYGIIVPEEITAHAPDVVSTKGGASDKKSRIKSSIEKAIEKASKLHRRCGECHKVTDHNARSCGRK, encoded by the exons ATGGTGTTTGGTCCATTTACCGGGAAAGACAATCACGGGTGTCCTATTGCATTTGGAGCTGGTTTCGTATCCAGTGAGAATTGTGATGCATTCTCATGGGTTTTTACTGTCTTTGTTGAATGCATGGGTGTTGCTCCAAGGATCATAATCACAGACCAAGATTGGGGAATGAGGCTTGCAATTGAGAAGGTATTATCTGGTACAAGGCATTGTTTGTGCATGTGGCATATTATGAGCAAGTTGTTTGAGAAAATACCAAAATCTATTTCTGATAGAGAAAAGTTTAGTAAGGAGTTTAAGGCTTGTGTTTGGTCAGAATTGTTAGATCCAGATGAGTTTGACATATTATGGACTGGTATTGTTGAAAAATATGGTGTGGAAGATCATAAATGGTTTAAGGACATGTTTGTTGTTAAACATTTGTGGATCACAGCCTACTTTAGAGATGTTCCTATGGGTTCTTTAATGAGAACATCTTTTCCAGAATCTGAAAACAGTTTTTTTAAGAGGTACTTGAAACCGTTGTTTAATTTTGTTGACTTCACTCTTCAGTATAATAATGACATTGATGCTCAAAGGAATCAAACTGAAAGGCTTGACTATTATGATTCTATAATCTCTCTAAAATATGCCACTGATTTAACATTTGAGAAGCAATTGGCATCTATATACACGGATAGGATGTTTAGAGTGGTACAAGAATCGATTTCTGAGGCTGATAAGAGTTGTCGGATGATTAGCATTTCCACTTTGGAGAATATCGAGGTCTTTAAAGTTTCTGATGCTAGAAAGAAGACCTTCACAGTTACACATGAGATAGAGACTGAGTCATTTGATTGTGAGTGTAAACTATTTGAAAGGTGTGGTTATCTATGCAGCCATCTTTTCTTCGTCCTCAGAAACAAAGATGTCAACAATATTTCAGAGAAGTATGTTGGTAACCGGTGGCTGAAAAGTGAATTATTGAAGGCAGTTCATGGTCTCATGAGTGATGAAAGTGCGTCTGACAAAG GTTCTAACGAAGATGACAAGCTACAGCTTGGTAACAGGTGGCATGGACGTTACTTTGGTCTATATCAACGTgcttttaagaataaaaatcaTCTGATTGCATTGGATAATTTGCTTGCGGGTATTGGTCCTCAAATTTTTACTCATGAAAGTACTGGATCTTCATTAGTTGATAAAAATGGTTCCATCAAGAACATATATGGTATTATTGTACCTGAAGAAATAACTGCACATGCTCCAGATGTGGTTAGTACAAAGGGGGGTGCAAGTGACAAGAAAAGCAGGATTAAGTCGAGCATAGAGAAAGCAATTGAAAAAGCAAGTAAACTTCATAGGCGTTGTGGAGAGTGTCATAAAGTGACAGATCATAATGCCAGGAGTTGTGGCAGAAAGTAG